GCCCAGCCTGAGATTAGGCACTGGGTGCCTGGGGGGATGCAGGTCCGGCTGAGTTTGAGGGGCTGCACGGCAGGTCCCAGAAATGCCTTCCTGGACAGACGAATCAGCATGATGTCATCATTGTGGTCTTGGGCACTGAGGTCCGGGTTGAACCCAGGATGAGGGAAGAGGTCCCGGGGCAAGAGCCGGTGCTGTGGACGCTCCCATTTCTGGAGGTGGTGTTTGCCGAGTAGGACCCACAGATACCTGTTGGGCAGGTCCCGGAGGTCAAGGTGGGATAAGGTGAGATGTCTTCTCAGCCCCTGTCCTCTTTTTTCTGCCCACCAGGACGCTATGTGACTCTCCACACACCCCCTCTGGGCCCCTATCATCTTCATGTGACATAGAGTGCTCTGTGATTTTAAGCAAGGCACAcacaccctctctgggcccctgCTTCCTACTCCATCTCTTTGTCTGCCTCTAATAACTTTGTAGATCTCCCCAAAAGCTCACACCTCTTCCTAGCCCCATGTCAAGTAAAccaccttcctctctgcctcaccTGGAGCCTTAGTGGTGACCTGAGTCCCCTGGAACCATGGAGACAGGTGGAGGCTCCACCTACCACCCAAaaacacccccacccccggcccccacAGGTCTGGTGGTTTCTGTCGGGAGTGGCTCTGTGTgctttggtgtgtgtgtatggaaggGGTGGGATATGGACAATCCCCAAGCTGGGGTCCTCTGTAGGCTCAGGCTTTTCCTGTCTGCCAAATCCCTCATCTCTCAATGCATTTCTTCCTGAGGTCTAGCCTCAAG
The Physeter macrocephalus isolate SW-GA unplaced genomic scaffold, ASM283717v5 random_3298, whole genome shotgun sequence genome window above contains:
- the LOC112063106 gene encoding kallikrein-11-like; this encodes MFPLLLLESRAGHLRAQETRVLEGQECRPHQQPWQTALFQGVSPPAPLKLLSPIHTSSHPGNSNQAYQLSSLRKTQKPTFGEIYKVIRGRQRDGVGSRGPERVCVPCLKSQSTLCHMKMIGAQRGCVESHIASWWAEKRGQGLRRHLTLSHLDLRDLPNRYLWVLLGKHHLQKWERPQHRLLPRDLFPHPGFNPDLSAQDHNDDIMLIRLSRKAFLGPAVQPLKLSRTCIPPGTQCLISGWAALSSPQGTALSTTHTLCFMPGV